The following coding sequences are from one Neurospora crassa OR74A linkage group I, whole genome shotgun sequence window:
- a CDS encoding nucleolar GTP-binding protein 2, translated as MGTGKKEKSRIQRQGKVTGDPKVKGENFYRSAKKIKALNVLKEGKAIRNKEGKVVKAASYQSRDVPTAVIEPNRRWFNNTRVISQDTLTSFREAIAEKDKDPYSVLLKSNKLPMSLIRDGPKDALKKHQAKMTIESEPFSQTFGPKAQRKRPKLSFNTIGDLTEHSEKSMDTYQARLEEIKLLSGASGYGGGLADDDVQEEDFSVATAKEAIFTKGQSKRIWNELYKVIDSSDVILHVIDARDPLGTRCRHVEKYLATEAPHKHLIFVLNKIDLVPSKTAAAWIRVLQKDHPTCAMRSSIKNPFGRGSLIDLLRQFSILHKDRKQISVGLVGYPNVGKSSIINALRGKPVAKVAPIPGETKVWQYVTLMRRIYLIDCPGIVPPNQNDTPQDLLLRGVVRVENVDNPEQYIPAVLNKVKPHHMERTYELKGWKDHIHFLEMLARKGGRLLKGGEPDVDGVAKMVLNDFMRGKIPWFTPAPEKEEGETDTMEGREGRYGEMSKKRKRDEDDSAPATTPASAGEDAKEEDPENFAGFDSDSDSEVEEAAEEKGEEKSTAEDMIPLDASSDEEEDGEEEGSDVEDDEEGSDLDIEGASELEESESEAEAAPAPPPKKQRRSRK; from the exons ATGGGAacaggaaagaaggaaaagtcTCGCATTCAGCGACAGGGCAAGGTGACGGGTGATCCAAAGGTCAAGGGCGAGAACTTCTACCGGAGCGCaaagaagatcaaggccTTGAACGTGCTGAAGGAGGGAAAGGCCATTCGCAACAAGGAGGGCAAGGTCGTCAAGGCCGCGTCGTATCAGAGCAGAGATGTTCCCACAGCCGTCATCGAGCCGAACCGGAGATGGTTCAACAACACCAGAGTCATTTCGCAAGATACGTTGACATCTTTCCGGGAGGCGATTGccgagaaggacaaggatcCTTACT CGGTGCTGTTGAAAAGCAACAAGCTCCCCATGAGCTTGATCAGAGATGGACCCAAGGATGCGTTGAAGAAGCACCAAGCCAAGATGACGATTGAGAGCGAGCCGTTTTCACAGACCTTTGGCCCCAAGGCCCAAAGGAAGAGGCCAAAACTCAGCTTCAACACGATCGGTGACTTGACAGAACACAGCGAGAAGAGCATGGATACATACCAGGCCAGACTCGAGGAGATCAAGCTTCTAAGTGGTGCTTCTGGATATGGCGGTGGTCTTGCCGATGACGATGTTCAAGAGGAGGATTTCAGTGTCGCGACGGCCAAGGAGGCTATCTTCACAAAGGGCCAGTCGAAGCGTATTTGGAACGAACTGT ACAAGGTCATTGATTCGTCAGATGTCATCCTGCACGTTATCGATGCCAGAGATCCTCTGGGAACCAGGTGTCGTCACGTTGAGAAATACCTTGCCACTGAGGCTCCTCACAAGCATCTTATTTTCGTGCTGAACAAGATCGATCTTGTTCCTTCCAAGACTGCT GCCGCGTGGATTCGCGTTCTGCAGAAGGATCATCCTACATGTGCTATGAGATCTAGCATCAAGAACCCCTTCGGTCGTGGTTCTTTGATCGATCTTCTCAGACAGTTCAGTATCCTGCACAAGGACAGGAAACAGATCAGCGTCGGTCTTGTTGGCTACCCCAACGTCGGCAAGTCGAGTATCATCAATGCCCTTCGTGGGAAGCCCGTTGCTAAGGTCGCCCCTATTCCCGGAGAGACCAAGGTCTGGCAGTACGTCAccttgatgaggaggatctACCTCATCGACTGCCCTGGCATTGTTCCTCCCAACCAGAACGATACGCCACAGGATCTCCTGCTCCGTGGTGTTGTACGTGTGGAAAACGTCGATAACCCGGAGCAATACATCCCTGCGGTATTGAACAAGGTCAAACCTCACCACATGGAGAGGACATATGAGCTCAAGGGCTGGAAGGACCATATTCATTTCCTTGAGATGCTTGCTAGGAAGGGCGGCAGACTTCTCAAGGGTGGTGAGCCTGACGTTGATGGCGTTGCGAAGATGGTTCTCAATGACTTCATGCGAGGCAAGATTCCTTGGTTCACGCCTGCCCccgaaaaggaggagggtgagacTGATACCATGGAGGGTCGCGAAGGACGCTACGGTGAAATGTCCAAGAAGCGGAAACGTGACGAGGACGACAGCGCGCCTGCTACCACTCCCGCTTCAGCAGGAGAGGATGCCAAGGAGGAAGACCCTGAGAACTTTGCCGGGTTCGACAGTGACAGCGACTCTGAGGTCGAAgaggctgctgaggagaAGGGTGAGGAGAAGAGCACTGCTGAAGATATGATACCCCTGGACGCGTCGagcgatgaggaagaggatggcgaggaggagggctcTGACgtcgaagatgacgaggaaggaTCCGACCTCGACATCGAAGGAGCCAGCGAACTCGAAGAGTCTGAGTCAGAAGCCGAGGCTGCGCCAGCACCTCCCCCGAAGAAgcaaaggaggagcaggaagtAA
- a CDS encoding ABC transporter, which translates to MAFGIPRALALAALSLSCVASAYQNYTSIDMLRAQMELMADRPKDCPPCFNCNLPMYSCGQFASCSEYSGKCICPDGFGGDNCLEPLCGSLARGPDRLARKGKSCECDDGWTGINCNVCTNDNVCNAFTETGDGGVCYTGGEVVKQNYQICDVTNKAIRNLLGTKVPQVTFTCKKETGECDFQFWVEERESFMCHLRECDSTANFDFDNGKNTTSYKCEKIQCECIPDRMLCGEHGSVDIGDFLSEQIKGPASFECTQTTGEEKKCAFKEPEMNNLINDVFGDQSILLTCSAGECLYHTEVPGYTPTVPKINTPLIAGVIAACGLFLVAVILGTWYLSRRKFNYGPIHLDDSDDEAIKLMTDHKPASLYFENVVYNLNGKEILSGIQGMAHPGEVTAIMGASGAGKTTFLDILARKNKRGQVSGDFYINGEKVSDPEYKNAVGFVDQEDTMLPTLTVHETILNSALLRLPKDMTRAAKEQRVIEVEKQLGIYHIRDSLIGSEEGKGRGISGGEKRRVGIACELVTSPSILFLDEPTSGLDAYNAYNVVECLVTLAKTYKRTVIFTIHQPRSNIVALFDRLILLAQGKTVYSGPLHQCQEYFDQIGYTCPPGFNIADYLVDLTMHAGSTSSYDDGTLSVDGVSVGPSSTRAVKSIASVSGVSIGDDSLVESSSSRPRNKRRDSVRRRQERELYTRRKQAVDTAASSDAGDEIGGYKLQKQPPVTPLRSTNDDLHDLPPLAATGTDLDVLIESYIHSDIAASTHEEIHQAIAAAVNSNGQNSNGYVADGNIYTGTMGKGYARVGLFRQFVILSQRTWKNLYRNPMLMLTHYAIAILLAVFAGYLFYGLTLDIAGFQNRLGLFFFVLALFGFSTLTSLGVFSQERLLFVRERANGYYSPITYFAAKVLFDIVPLRIIPPILLGAIIYPMTGLVADYQRFFVFILVLVLFNLAAAAICLFIGILCKDGGVANLIGSLVMLFSLLFAGLLLNHNAIPAAALWLQWLSIFHYGFEALIVNEVTQLTLVDHKYGLDITVPGATILTTFGFDNSAMWRDIMNLGLFGMTFIILAYGAMHILLVEKR; encoded by the exons ATGGCGTTCGGGATACCCCGCGCGCTGGCGCTCGCTGCGCTATCACTATCATGCGTTGCGTCAGCCTACCAGAACTACACATCCATCGATATGTTGCGAGCGCAAATGGAACTGATGGCCGATCGACCCAAAGACTGCCCTCCATG CTTCAACTGCAACCTTCCCATGTACTCGTGTGGTCAATTTGCATCATGTAGCGAGTACAGTGGCAAGTGTATCTGTCCCGATGGCTTTGGCGGCGACAACTGCTTAGAACCAC TCTGCGGCTCACTTGCTCGAGGCCCCGATCGACTGGCCCGCAAGGGCAAATCTTGTGAATGTGACGATGGGTGGACAGGCATCAATTGCAATGTCTGCACGAACGATAATGTCTGCAACGCCTTTACCGAAACCGGGGATGGTGGCGTCTGCTATACTGGCGGCGAGGTCGTCAAGCAAAACTACCAGATCTGTGACGTTACAAACAAGGCTATTCGGAACCTTCTCGGAACCAAAGTTCCTCAGGTTACGTTTACCTGTAAGAAAGAAACCGGCGAATGCGACTTCCAGT TCTGGGTCGAGGAACGCGAATCCTTCATGTGCCACTTGAGAGAATGCGATTCGACTGCCAACTTTGACTTCGACAACGGAAAGAACACGACCTCATACAAATGCGAAAAGATTCAATGCGAGTGTATTCCGGATCGAATGCTATGCGGCGAACATGGCTCCGTTGACATTGGCGATTTTCTGTCCGAGCAGATCAAGGGCCCTGCGAGCTTCGAATGCACCCAGACCACCGGCGAAGAAAAGAAGTGTGCCTTTAAGGAGCCTGAGATGAACAATCTCATCAACGATGTATTCGGTGACCAGAGCATCCTTCTCACCTGCAGCGCTGGCGAGTGTCTCTATCACACCGAAGTACCTGGATACACGCCTACCGTTCCCAAGATCAACACGCCACTTATCGCGGGTGTCATTGCCGCCTGTGGGCTTTTCCTGGTTGCCGTTATTCTGGGTACCTGGTACCTTTCCCGAAGAAAGTTCAACTATGGCCCGATTCACCTCGATGACTCGGACGATGAGGCCATCAAGCTTATGACCGACCACAAGCCCGCTTCTCTCTATTTTGAGAACGTTGTCTATAATTTGAACGGAAAGGAGATTCTGTCTGGAATTCAAGGCATGGCTCATCCGGGCGAGGTCACTGCTATCATGGGAGCTTCAGGGGCAGGAAAGACCACATTCTTGGATATCCTTGCCCGGAAGAATAAACGCGGCCAGGTGTCAGGAGATTTCTACATTAATGGTGAAAAGGTTAGCGATCCGGAGTACAAGAACGCCGTCGGCTTTGTTGATCAGGAGGACACCATGCTGCCAACCTTGACCGTACACGAAACCATTCTCAACAGCGCCCTTCTTCGCCTACCGAAAGACATGACACGCGCCGCAAAGGAACAAAGAGTGATTGAGGTCGAGAAGCAGTTAGGCATCTACCATATCCGGGACTCCCTTATTGGTTCGGAAGAAGGCAAAGGACGTGGCATTTCTGGTGGAGAAAAGCGCAGAGTTGGCATCGCATGCGAGCTAGTCACCAGTCCTTCGATTCTGTTCCTCGATGAGCCCACCAGTGGTCTTGACGCTTACAATGCTTACAATGTTGTCGAATGCCTCGTTACTCTGGCGAAGACTTACAAGAGAACCGTCATTTTCACCATCCATCAACCAAGATCCAATATTGTCGCGCTGTTCGACCGGCTTATTTTGTTGGCACAAGGCAAGACCGTGTATTCTGGACCGCTGCACCAATGCCAAGAGTATTTCGACCAAATTGGCTACACTTGCCCGCCTGGATTCAACATCGCCGATTATCTGGTTGATTTGACCATGCACGCCGGATCAACTTCTTCTTACGATGATGGTACGCTGTCAGTGGATGGGGTTAGTGTGGGACCAAGCAGTACTAGAGCTGTCAAGTCAATCGCCAGCGTGTCTGGAGTTAGCATCGGTGATGACAGCTTAGTTGAATCATCCTCTTCCCGCCCTAGGAACAAGCGTCGTGACTCAGTCAGACGTAGACAGGAGCGGGAGCTCTACACCAGGCGCAAGCAAGCCGTCGATACTGCTGCCTCCTCGGATGCTGGAGACGAGATTGGGGGCTACAAATTGCAAAAGCAGCCACCCGTTACTCCTTTGCGGAGCACAAACGATGACCTCCACgatctccctcctcttgctGCTACTGGCACCGATCTTGACGTCCTGATTGAGTCATATATCCATTCCGACATTGCTGCCAGTACTCATGAAGAAATTCACCAGGCAATCGCAGCTGCGGTAAACAGCAATGGTCAAAATTCCAACGGTTATGTTGCAGATGGTAACATCTACACGGGTACAATGGGCAAAGGCTATGCTCGTGTGGGCTTGTTCCGACAGTTCGTTATTCTGTCTCAGCGGACTTGGAAGAACCTGTACCGAAAcccgatgttgatgttgactcATTACGCGATTGCAATTCTCTTGGCTGTCTTTGCCGGCTACTTGTTTTACGGCTTGACCTTGGACATTGCAGGCTTCCAGAACAGGCTtggcctcttcttcttcgtcctcgcctTGTTCGGTTTCAGCACTCTCACAAGCTTGGGTGTGTTCTCTCAAGAGAGACTGCTGTTTGTACGCGAGAGAGCGAATGGCTATTATTCACCTATCACCTATTTCGCCGCCAAAGTCCTGTTCGACATTGTTCCCCTGAGGATCATTCCACCCATCCTGCTTGGCGCAATCATCTACCCGATGACTGGTCTCGTCGCTGACTACCAGCGGTTTTTCGTCTTTATCCTGGTCTTGGTCCTCTTCAAcctggccgccgccgctatcTGCCTGTTCATCGGCATCCTTTGTAAGGATGGAGGTGTAGCCAACCTGATTGGCAGCTTGGTTATGCTCTTCAGTCTTCTCTTCGCGGGTCTATTGCTCAACCACAACGCCATTCCGGCTGCGGCACTCTGGCTTCAGTGgctctccatcttccattACGGCTTCGAGGCACTGATTGTCAACGAGGTTACTCAGCTCACTCTTGTTGACCACAAGTACGGTCTCGATATCACGGTTCCCGGCGCCACCATCTTGACCACTTTCGGTTTCGACAACTCAGCAATGTGGAGGGATATCATGAACCTAGGCCTCTTTGGCATGACCTTCATCATCCTTGCTTATGGTGCCATGCATATCCTTCTTGTTGAGAAGAGGTAA